The following coding sequences lie in one Apium graveolens cultivar Ventura chromosome 3, ASM990537v1, whole genome shotgun sequence genomic window:
- the LOC141713695 gene encoding putative E3 ubiquitin-protein ligase SINAT1, translating into MAPDGGVCKQVVESHPKHVKYDVGMGKMERNNTLIKSAIVLGEKHRVPSINGVHELLECPVCTSLMYPPIYQCPDGHTLCSDCKIRVHNCCPSCRLELGNIRCLALEKVAESLELPCRYQSLGCHDMFLYYSKVKHEQHCRFRPYNCPYAGSECSVTGDIPALVAHLKDDHNVDMHDGCTFNHRYVKANPHEVENATWMLTVFNCYGRQFCLHFEAFQLGSAPVYTSFLRFMGEDSEEKDFGYSLEVGGYGRKLSWQGVPRSIRDSHRKVRDSLDGLIIPRNLALFFSGGDREELKLRVTGRIWKEQ; encoded by the exons ATGGCTCCGGATGGTGGTGTTTGCAAACAAGTCGTAGAGTCTCACCCAAAACATGTGAAATATGATGTTGGAATGGGAAAGATGGAGAGGAATAACACTCTTATAAAGAGTGCCATTGTGCTTGGTGAAAAGCACAGAGTTCCTTCAATCAATGGAGTGCATGAGCTTCTTGAATGTCCCGTCTGCACGAGTTTAATGTACCCTCCAATTTACCAG TGCCCAGATGGCCATACTTTATGCTCAGACTGCAAAATTAGAGTGCATAATTGCTGCCCAAGTTGCCGTCTCGAGCTTGGAAATATCAGGTGTCTGGCATTGGAGAAAGTAGCTGAATCACTGGAACTTCCCTGCAGATACCAAAGTCTTGGCTGCCATGATATGTTTCTGTACTATAGCAAGGTGAAGCACGAGCAACACTGCCGGTTCCGTCCCTATAATTGTCCCTATGCTGGGTCTGAATGTTCCGTAACAGGTGACATCCCAGCCCTTGTTGCGCATCTGAAAGATGATCACAATGTTGACATGCATGATGGATGTACATTTAACCATCGTTATGTCAAAGCAAACCCGCACGAAGTTGAAAATGCCACATGGATGCTTACC GTCTTCAACTGTTATGGACGACAGTTTTGCTTGCATTTTGAAGCTTTTCAGCTGGGCTCAGCACCGGTCTACACATCATTCTTACGATTTATGGGCGAGGACAGTGAGGAGAAAGATTTCGGATACTCTTTGGAAGTTGGTGGATATGGACGCAAGTTATCATGGCAAGGTGTACCGAGAAGTATCCGTGATAGTCACAGGAAGGTTCGGGACAGCCTAGACGGGCTCATCATTCCTCGAAATTTGGCTCTCTTCTTTTCAGGCGGGGACAGGGAAGAGCTTAAATTGAGAGTCACTGGTCGCATATGGAAAGAACAGTAG